In a single window of the Allobranchiibius huperziae genome:
- a CDS encoding ABC transporter ATP-binding protein, whose product MTRTHTKTDGTRLAGGAAIQLDGVHKSFGDLHAVRGIDLQIEQGEIVAFLGPNGAGKTTTIDMILGLSRPDEGAVHTLGMSPRDAVSRGLVAAVMQTGGLLRDVSVEETVHLTASLFVQTRDVQECLERAGIWGIRDQRVGKCSGGEQQRLRFAMALVSDPALLVLDEPTTGMDVTGRRDFWSAIRSDAGRGRTVLFATHYLEEADQYADRIVLVRHGEVVADGTGAQIKARTSGRTIRATLDRPDRAALLAIDGVEALDIRGESVTIGARDSDAVARVLLTSMGARDLEITAQGLEEAFMTLTSDDNEGERA is encoded by the coding sequence ATGACGAGAACTCATACGAAGACCGACGGGACGCGGCTCGCAGGGGGAGCCGCGATCCAGTTGGACGGGGTGCACAAGTCCTTCGGGGACCTGCACGCCGTCCGCGGCATCGACCTGCAGATCGAGCAGGGCGAGATCGTGGCCTTCCTCGGCCCGAACGGCGCTGGGAAGACCACCACCATCGACATGATCCTGGGGCTGAGCCGGCCGGACGAGGGCGCCGTGCACACGCTCGGGATGTCGCCGCGGGACGCTGTCTCGCGCGGTCTGGTCGCGGCGGTCATGCAGACCGGGGGTCTGCTGCGCGACGTGAGCGTCGAGGAGACGGTGCACCTGACCGCGAGCCTGTTCGTGCAGACCCGCGACGTGCAGGAGTGTTTGGAGCGGGCGGGCATCTGGGGCATCCGCGATCAGCGTGTGGGCAAGTGCTCGGGCGGCGAGCAGCAGCGGCTGCGGTTCGCGATGGCCCTGGTGAGCGACCCGGCGCTCCTCGTGCTCGACGAGCCCACCACGGGGATGGACGTCACGGGCCGGCGCGACTTCTGGTCGGCGATCCGCAGCGACGCCGGCCGGGGCCGCACGGTGCTCTTCGCCACGCACTACCTCGAAGAGGCCGACCAGTACGCCGACCGGATCGTCTTGGTGCGGCACGGAGAGGTCGTCGCCGACGGCACCGGCGCGCAGATCAAGGCGCGCACGAGCGGGCGCACGATCCGGGCGACGCTGGATCGTCCGGACCGCGCCGCGTTGCTGGCGATCGACGGCGTCGAGGCGTTGGACATCCGGGGCGAGTCCGTCACCATCGGCGCGCGCGACAGCGACGCAGTGGCCCGCGTGCTGCTCACGTCGATGGGAGCGCGCGATCTCGAGATCACCGCACAGGGGCTGGAGGAGGCGTTCATGACGCTGACCTCCGACGACAACGAAGGAGAACGAGCATGA
- a CDS encoding Fur family transcriptional regulator — translation MTTTNSGRRVTPQRAAVEGALDRLDDFVSAQDLHARLRDSGAGIGLATVYRTLQAMTADAEVDVLRTKDGEAVYRRCSTGHHHHLVCRECGRTVEVEGPAVERWAAKVSADNGFREIEHTVEIVGVCADCPA, via the coding sequence ATGACGACCACCAACTCCGGTCGCCGCGTCACCCCCCAGCGTGCCGCCGTCGAGGGAGCCCTCGACCGGCTCGACGACTTCGTCTCCGCACAGGACCTGCACGCGCGGTTGCGTGATTCAGGTGCCGGCATCGGGCTCGCCACCGTCTACCGCACCCTGCAGGCCATGACCGCGGACGCCGAGGTCGACGTCCTGCGCACCAAGGACGGCGAGGCGGTCTACCGCCGCTGCTCCACGGGACATCACCACCACCTCGTGTGCCGGGAGTGCGGACGTACCGTCGAGGTCGAGGGGCCCGCTGTCGAGCGATGGGCCGCGAAGGTCAGCGCTGACAACGGATTCCGCGAGATCGAGCACACGGTGGAGATCGTCGGCGTCTGCGCCGACTGCCCCGCCTGA
- a CDS encoding ABC transporter permease — protein MSTTTQGPVGGNISLDRTAPAYGGFNRTLLRIELMRILRNKRTMFFTVVLPVIFFFVFRANSFNAGAGNASAWLMISLALYGAFVANASTSAGVAVERAQGWSRQLRLTPLRGSAYIITKVLVSSAVSVIPLVVVYGLGLAFGAHAPVGDLVLAFVVSWIGSMLMAAFGLAVGFLLPSENAMQVLGMAMTVLAFGGGVFIPQPVFGHSFDLFARWTPMYGVTSMAHAGLAGWSGSWMWVLNIVGWAVVLGGAAVWLFRRDTGRV, from the coding sequence ATGAGTACGACCACCCAGGGACCGGTCGGCGGGAACATCTCCCTCGACCGCACCGCACCGGCGTACGGCGGGTTCAACCGCACGCTGTTGCGGATCGAGTTGATGCGCATCCTGCGCAACAAACGCACGATGTTCTTCACCGTGGTGCTGCCGGTCATCTTCTTCTTCGTCTTCCGCGCGAACAGCTTCAACGCGGGTGCCGGCAACGCGTCCGCGTGGTTGATGATCTCGCTCGCTCTCTACGGCGCCTTCGTCGCGAACGCGTCGACGTCGGCCGGTGTCGCCGTGGAGCGCGCGCAGGGCTGGTCGCGGCAGCTGCGGCTCACCCCGTTGCGCGGCTCGGCGTACATCATCACCAAGGTGCTGGTCTCCTCGGCCGTGTCCGTGATCCCGCTGGTGGTGGTCTACGGACTGGGTCTGGCGTTCGGGGCCCACGCGCCGGTCGGCGATCTGGTGCTCGCGTTCGTGGTCAGTTGGATCGGCTCGATGCTGATGGCCGCCTTCGGCCTCGCGGTCGGTTTCCTGCTGCCATCGGAGAACGCCATGCAGGTACTGGGCATGGCGATGACGGTGCTGGCGTTCGGAGGCGGGGTCTTCATCCCGCAGCCGGTCTTCGGGCACTCCTTCGACCTGTTCGCCCGATGGACCCCGATGTACGGCGTGACGTCGATGGCGCACGCAGGCCTGGCCGGGTGGTCGGGGTCGTGGATGTGGGTGCTCAACATCGTCGGGTGGGCGGTCGTTCTCGGTGGCGCGGCGGTCTGGTTGTTCCGCCGCGACACCGGTCGGGTCTGA
- a CDS encoding N-acetyltransferase, giving the protein MTIRPERPADFDAIHDVVRAAFESDLQPDLVRAIRNDACYRPPMSFVAIDGSQVVGHVMLDGCWVRSTTGLRPIVMLSPLAVAPDHQGHGIGTALIDTAVAAAEAAHEPLIVLEGSPAYYGSRGFGFAGDHGLTLPLPDWAPARAAQVRLLTTYEARDQTLRGAVVYPEPFSALE; this is encoded by the coding sequence GTGACGATACGTCCGGAGCGGCCCGCCGACTTCGACGCGATCCACGACGTGGTGCGAGCCGCTTTCGAGTCCGACCTGCAGCCCGATCTGGTGCGCGCGATCAGGAACGACGCCTGCTACCGGCCCCCGATGTCGTTCGTGGCGATCGACGGATCGCAGGTGGTCGGGCACGTCATGCTCGACGGCTGCTGGGTGCGCAGCACCACGGGACTGCGGCCCATCGTGATGCTCTCCCCGCTCGCGGTCGCTCCCGACCACCAGGGCCACGGCATCGGCACGGCGCTCATCGACACGGCCGTCGCTGCCGCGGAGGCGGCACACGAGCCCCTCATCGTCCTCGAGGGCAGCCCGGCGTACTACGGGTCACGAGGTTTCGGCTTCGCGGGCGACCACGGGCTCACGCTCCCGCTCCCGGATTGGGCTCCGGCGCGGGCCGCCCAGGTGCGGCTGCTCACGACGTACGAGGCGCGCGATCAGACCCTGCGCGGCGCCGTCGTCTACCCGGAGCCGTTCTCCGCGCTGGAATGA
- a CDS encoding sensor histidine kinase encodes MDRREQLTATLRRRAWGSDEEGDAPLIGLFWAGIWLFWLISPLWDALRNLDRPGGWVGVVAVLAFAAVYLRHWMMRWQLFGSSTVRELPTRDPRSLARYGVLAALSLIAMVAVGQSAAATLVFVGVSAMWTFSIRAAVVTSIAIGVGYAWASVQIPGWKFDSGSLIGLTFATVACFAGRIAGGRANQLEASRRENSRLAVDEERNRMARDLHDILGHSLTVITVKAELAGKLIDVDPERARAEVADLERLSRDALADVRRTVTGFREVTLSGELARAREALRAAGIRADLPTATDGVPSDLREVFAWTVREGVTNVIRHSGARSCTIEVGDRAVTVRDDGVGTAAAGCSGHGIIGLRERALAAGTRLVTESVQPHGFALTMAAPDDAASDRLPEKASTA; translated from the coding sequence GTGGACCGTCGTGAGCAACTGACCGCCACCCTGCGGCGACGCGCCTGGGGCAGCGATGAGGAGGGCGATGCCCCCCTCATCGGGCTGTTCTGGGCCGGGATCTGGCTGTTCTGGCTGATCAGCCCGCTCTGGGACGCCCTCCGGAACCTCGACCGACCCGGAGGGTGGGTCGGCGTAGTGGCGGTACTCGCCTTCGCCGCGGTCTACCTGCGGCACTGGATGATGCGCTGGCAGCTCTTCGGCAGCTCCACGGTCCGGGAGCTGCCGACGCGCGACCCCCGGTCGCTGGCACGCTACGGCGTCCTGGCCGCGCTATCGCTGATCGCGATGGTGGCCGTCGGTCAGAGCGCCGCGGCGACGCTGGTCTTCGTGGGCGTCTCGGCGATGTGGACGTTCTCCATCCGGGCAGCCGTCGTCACCTCGATCGCGATCGGGGTGGGCTACGCCTGGGCGTCGGTGCAGATACCCGGGTGGAAGTTCGACTCCGGATCCCTGATCGGGCTCACCTTCGCCACGGTCGCCTGTTTCGCCGGGCGGATCGCCGGCGGTCGGGCCAACCAGCTCGAAGCGAGCCGGCGGGAGAACTCTCGGCTGGCCGTGGACGAGGAGCGCAACCGGATGGCGCGCGACCTGCACGACATCCTCGGCCACTCCCTCACGGTGATCACGGTCAAGGCCGAGTTGGCCGGCAAGCTCATCGACGTCGATCCGGAGCGGGCCCGCGCCGAGGTCGCCGACCTGGAGCGCCTGTCGCGGGACGCGCTCGCCGACGTACGCCGCACCGTCACCGGATTCCGCGAGGTCACCCTGTCGGGGGAGCTGGCCCGCGCTCGGGAAGCGTTGCGAGCAGCCGGTATCCGCGCCGATCTGCCGACGGCGACCGACGGCGTGCCGTCCGATCTACGCGAGGTCTTCGCGTGGACGGTGCGCGAGGGCGTCACCAACGTCATTCGGCACAGCGGCGCGCGGTCGTGCACCATCGAGGTCGGCGACCGCGCCGTCACGGTCCGCGACGACGGAGTCGGCACTGCCGCGGCCGGCTGCTCCGGTCACGGGATCATCGGGCTGCGGGAGCGCGCGCTGGCCGCCGGCACCCGCCTGGTCACCGAGAGCGTCCAGCCGCACGGGTTCGCCCTCACGATGGCCGCGCCGGACGATGCCGCATCCGACCGACTGCCCGAGAAGGCCTCCACCGCATGA
- a CDS encoding DUF6703 family protein, whose amino-acid sequence MSPTSADPRPSVHSSALRVRIEHASDPVLQRLSRLPSNTVVIVLLVLLVAGLVVRGWVGAVLIGVVAVAHGWGIYLAWPRLTGLERQMRLAVLLLAVALAVVCLISAFR is encoded by the coding sequence GTGTCACCCACCTCCGCCGACCCGCGCCCCAGTGTCCACAGCTCAGCCCTCCGCGTCCGCATCGAGCACGCCAGCGACCCTGTGCTGCAACGCCTCTCACGTCTACCGTCCAACACGGTCGTCATCGTGCTGCTGGTCCTGCTGGTCGCCGGCCTGGTCGTGCGCGGGTGGGTCGGCGCGGTCCTCATCGGCGTCGTCGCCGTGGCCCACGGCTGGGGCATCTACCTGGCCTGGCCGCGACTGACGGGACTGGAGCGTCAGATGCGCTTGGCTGTACTGCTGCTCGCGGTCGCGCTCGCCGTGGTGTGCCTCATCTCCGCCTTCCGTTGA